From one Ignavibacteria bacterium genomic stretch:
- the nuoK gene encoding NADH-quinone oxidoreductase subunit NuoK encodes MPLDYYLILSAVLFVIGAVGVITRRNAIIIFMSIELMLNSVNLSMVAFSAFSGDIAGQLFVFFIMAVAAAEAAVGLAIVLALFRNKQTVYVDEVNIMKW; translated from the coding sequence ATACCCTTAGACTACTACCTTATCCTCTCTGCCGTCCTGTTTGTAATTGGAGCGGTTGGAGTTATTACCCGCAGGAATGCAATCATCATCTTCATGTCGATCGAGCTCATGCTGAACTCGGTGAACCTTTCAATGGTGGCTTTCTCTGCATTCTCCGGAGATATTGCAGGACAGTTGTTTGTGTTCTTTATCATGGCTGTGGCGGCCGCAGAAGCTGCAGTTGGCCTGGCCATTGTATTGGCTCTCTTCAGGAATAAGCAAACCGTTTATGTTGACGAAGTAAATATCATGAAGTGGTAA
- a CDS encoding NADH-quinone oxidoreductase subunit J, with product MMTLSTSTILFTLFAVGAVTTALLTITRKNPVTSAISLVAHFFMLAGLYLTLQAQFVAAVQVLVYAGAIMVLVVFVIMLLNLGREQQARERGSILRATAGIATGAIFIVLVVMALIGRPTGKAELDPAALQIGTAESIGQHLFTNYLFPFEAVTLLLLAALIGAVVLARKHQATEE from the coding sequence ATGATGACTTTAAGCACAAGTACAATTTTGTTCACGCTGTTTGCCGTTGGAGCCGTTACAACCGCGTTACTTACCATCACGCGCAAGAACCCGGTAACCTCCGCAATCAGTCTGGTAGCCCACTTTTTCATGCTTGCCGGACTCTACCTTACCCTGCAGGCACAGTTTGTTGCCGCAGTTCAGGTCTTGGTCTATGCCGGTGCCATCATGGTCCTGGTTGTTTTCGTAATTATGTTGCTCAATCTGGGCAGAGAACAACAGGCACGCGAACGGGGTAGCATCCTGCGAGCTACCGCAGGTATAGCAACCGGAGCCATATTTATCGTATTGGTTGTTATGGCACTGATCGGACGCCCGACGGGAAAAGCTGAACTGGATCCGGCTGCTCTTCAAATTGGTACGGCAGAGTCGATAGGACAACATCTGTTTACCAATTACCTGTTTCCATTTGAAGCGGTAACTCTTCTCCTTCTTGCTGCACTCATCGGTGCAGTGGTTTTAGCCCGAAAACATCAAGCAACCGAAGAATAA
- a CDS encoding bifunctional (p)ppGpp synthetase/guanosine-3',5'-bis(diphosphate) 3'-pyrophosphohydrolase, whose protein sequence is MRLLLDEGKRSLPKFNSSAVEKAFRFCVNAHINDLRVSGEPYYTHPLQVALIVIREIPLDDISVMAALLHDVVEDTMFSLKDIESEFGSEVAAIVDGATKISDVFASREITQAENYRKLLLSLVNDVRVILVKFADRLHNMRTIDVLSPERQTRMARETMELYAPFAHRFGLANIKWELEDLSFKVLNPTAYNQIKSGLNSTREERTELIERFAQPIAEKLQVEGLKFEINGRPKHLYSIYQKMVSQGKQLDELYDLFAVRIILDTNDDNDCFLAYGIVSSIYRPVPERFKNYVSIPKKNGYRSLHTTVISNDGKRVEVQIRTRAMHEFAERGVAAHFRYKAQKGATSSWINSTDLEEWASWVRDIFESAGDDAAHQIQESFKLNLYQDEIYVFTPTGELRILPKGATPIDFAFDIHSQVGARCIGAKVNNRIVPLSHELQTGDQVEILTSKNQTPGNDWLKIAVTHKARTHIRRILNEDRRGMVARGRELWEKRAKKLNISVNDDDLERITAQLKYQNRSDFFYAIASGDITIDDAVTTVLEKLQPRAAEAEARSDQAPSFEKFSSTARSDVGGVYIVGDSSRNTNVQFSYARCCNPVPGDDIVGVVTVGSGIKVHRSSCSNIQDLKTKLGSRILELQWSITNRGEFLAGIKITGDDRPGMLSEITSAVNAVQSTNIRGVDIDAYDSVFEGTLTVYVQNTDHLQKIFDKLHRIRGIRTVERFEG, encoded by the coding sequence CTGCGCTTGCTCCTTGACGAAGGGAAACGCTCACTGCCAAAGTTTAACAGCTCTGCTGTCGAAAAAGCCTTCCGCTTCTGCGTAAATGCACACATTAACGACTTGCGTGTGTCGGGCGAACCGTATTATACCCACCCCCTTCAGGTTGCGCTCATCGTCATCCGGGAAATCCCGCTTGATGATATTAGTGTTATGGCAGCGCTGCTCCACGATGTTGTCGAAGACACCATGTTTTCGCTGAAGGACATCGAGTCTGAGTTCGGCTCTGAAGTTGCAGCCATCGTTGATGGCGCTACTAAAATCAGTGATGTTTTCGCAAGCCGTGAAATCACACAGGCCGAGAATTACCGCAAGTTGCTTCTCTCCCTTGTAAATGATGTACGGGTTATCCTGGTCAAGTTTGCCGACCGCCTGCACAACATGCGCACGATTGATGTTCTGAGTCCGGAACGTCAAACTCGGATGGCCCGTGAAACCATGGAACTCTACGCACCCTTTGCTCACAGGTTCGGACTTGCCAACATAAAGTGGGAGCTCGAAGATTTAAGCTTTAAAGTACTAAACCCCACTGCTTACAACCAAATTAAATCGGGATTGAACAGCACCCGTGAAGAGCGAACCGAACTAATTGAGCGCTTTGCCCAGCCAATAGCCGAAAAACTCCAGGTCGAAGGCCTGAAGTTTGAAATTAACGGTCGGCCCAAACATCTGTATTCCATTTATCAAAAAATGGTTTCGCAGGGCAAGCAGCTCGACGAATTATACGACCTGTTTGCAGTTAGAATCATCCTGGACACCAACGATGATAACGACTGTTTTCTAGCCTACGGAATCGTTTCTTCTATCTACCGGCCTGTTCCTGAACGGTTCAAAAACTATGTTAGCATCCCTAAAAAAAATGGATATCGCTCTCTGCACACAACCGTCATCAGTAACGACGGGAAGCGTGTTGAAGTGCAGATACGTACCCGCGCCATGCATGAATTCGCTGAACGCGGAGTTGCTGCACACTTCCGGTATAAAGCTCAGAAAGGGGCTACATCTTCGTGGATTAACAGTACCGATTTGGAAGAGTGGGCATCGTGGGTGCGCGACATTTTTGAAAGTGCAGGTGACGATGCTGCGCATCAGATACAGGAAAGTTTTAAACTCAATCTGTATCAAGACGAGATCTACGTTTTTACGCCTACCGGTGAGCTCCGTATTCTGCCAAAGGGTGCCACACCGATTGACTTTGCTTTCGACATTCATTCGCAGGTAGGGGCCCGGTGTATCGGCGCCAAGGTTAACAACCGCATTGTCCCCCTAAGCCATGAACTGCAAACCGGCGATCAGGTTGAGATCCTTACTTCAAAGAATCAAACGCCCGGTAACGACTGGCTGAAAATTGCTGTCACCCATAAAGCCAGAACCCATATCCGACGTATCCTGAACGAAGACCGTCGAGGAATGGTTGCCCGAGGCAGGGAACTCTGGGAAAAGCGTGCAAAGAAACTTAACATCTCCGTTAACGATGATGATCTCGAGCGGATAACTGCTCAGCTGAAATACCAAAACCGATCAGACTTCTTCTATGCCATTGCGTCTGGCGACATTACCATCGACGATGCAGTCACTACCGTGCTTGAGAAGCTCCAGCCCAGGGCTGCCGAGGCGGAAGCTAGGTCTGACCAAGCCCCCTCCTTTGAAAAATTCAGCTCGACTGCTCGAAGTGATGTGGGAGGCGTTTACATCGTTGGTGATAGCAGCCGAAATACGAATGTGCAGTTCAGTTACGCCAGGTGCTGCAACCCGGTTCCGGGAGATGACATTGTTGGGGTTGTCACCGTGGGCAGCGGGATTAAAGTGCATCGGTCCAGTTGCTCAAACATCCAGGATTTAAAAACAAAGCTCGGGTCGCGTATCCTTGAACTGCAATGGAGCATCACAAATCGTGGTGAATTTCTTGCGGGAATCAAAATTACCGGCGATGACAGACCCGGAATGCTAAGTGAAATCACAAGTGCTGTTAACGCTGTTCAGAGTACAAATATCCGGGGTGTTGATATCGATGCCTATGACTCGGTCTTTGAAGGTACCCTGACAGTCTATGTTCAAAACACCGATCATTTGCAAAAGATATTCGATAAACTTCACCGTATCCGGGGAATTCGGACCGTAGAGCGGTTCGAGGGTTAA
- a CDS encoding transposase → MKHPPRIYDEAFKRRALEMVAAGRTLASVARELGIDVKRLSYWKRTLGAAAAAGQKTPDELAAEVRALRKRAERAEMELAILKKRCRSLPLRREGTEIHVYQQPPALLAGAPAVPCAAGECQRLLCLVKAT, encoded by the coding sequence ATGAAACATCCACCTCGCATTTATGATGAAGCATTTAAACGTCGCGCCCTGGAGATGGTAGCTGCGGGACGTACGCTGGCCTCGGTGGCCCGTGAGCTTGGCATCGACGTCAAGCGACTATCGTACTGGAAGCGTACGCTTGGAGCTGCAGCAGCTGCCGGGCAGAAGACACCTGACGAGCTTGCCGCCGAAGTACGAGCCTTGCGTAAGCGCGCTGAGCGTGCAGAAATGGAACTGGCCATTTTAAAAAAGCGATGTCGATCTTTGCCGCTCCGCCGGGAAGGGACTGAAATACATGTTTATCAACAACCACCGGCACTGTTGGCCGGTGCGCCTGCAGTGCCATGTGCTGCAGGTGAGTGCCAGCGGCTACTATGCCTGGTTAAAGCGACCTGA
- a CDS encoding IS3 family transposase produces the protein MFINNHRHCWPVRLQCHVLQVSASGYYAWLKRPEPQLSDDERKLVRAMREIDEKSNHTFGSRRMYKELRRGNLVAGRHKMRRLMREDGIRVKRTPRRALVQTTDSQHQHPVADNRLNRNFTVTKPNTVWAADITYVQTNAGYVYLAVVMDLFSRRIIGWHLSETITQQLTITALWKAWKNRSYATGMLIHSDRGSQYAAAGYRQFLTDYCKATQSMSRKGNCWDNAPVESFFATLKTEEFNDINFVDLEHLKRQAAHYIENIYNRRRLHSTLGYTTPVDFENNYFRNQKHLP, from the coding sequence ATGTTTATCAACAACCACCGGCACTGTTGGCCGGTGCGCCTGCAGTGCCATGTGCTGCAGGTGAGTGCCAGCGGCTACTATGCCTGGTTAAAGCGACCTGAACCTCAGCTTAGTGACGATGAGCGCAAGCTGGTGCGTGCCATGCGCGAGATTGATGAGAAGTCCAACCATACCTTCGGCAGCCGCCGGATGTACAAGGAACTGCGGCGAGGCAACCTTGTGGCAGGCCGTCACAAAATGCGCCGGCTGATGCGGGAAGACGGCATCCGTGTCAAGCGCACGCCCAGGCGTGCGTTGGTGCAAACTACCGACTCGCAACATCAGCACCCGGTGGCCGACAATCGGCTCAATCGCAACTTTACCGTCACGAAACCGAACACCGTCTGGGCTGCCGACATCACCTATGTACAGACCAACGCTGGCTATGTGTACTTGGCGGTGGTGATGGATTTGTTCTCGCGTCGCATCATTGGCTGGCATCTGTCAGAGACGATCACGCAACAGCTCACCATCACGGCACTCTGGAAGGCCTGGAAGAACCGTTCTTATGCCACCGGCATGCTCATTCATAGTGATCGCGGTTCGCAGTATGCTGCGGCAGGCTATCGCCAGTTTCTGACTGACTACTGTAAAGCAACGCAGAGCATGAGCCGCAAGGGAAACTGCTGGGACAACGCACCAGTAGAATCCTTTTTTGCCACGCTCAAGACCGAAGAATTCAACGACATCAACTTCGTCGATCTCGAGCACCTGAAGCGTCAGGCAGCACACTACATCGAGAACATTTATAATCGCAGACGACTGCATTCAACACTTGGATATACAACCCCCGTTGACTTTGAAAACAACTACTTTCGTAACCAAAAACACCTACCCTAA
- a CDS encoding amidohydrolase family protein, with protein MLHRFILVVFLLVGLSPFPSLIAYGGSEIPGRVVTGPIAITGGTVHTVTSGTMRNGTVVFTNGSITAVGELVDVPEGATVIDARGKHVYPGFIGAQTTLGLNEIGAVRATRDAAEVGRFNPNVRAETAYDPDSDIIPTVRSNGILIANVSPEGGLISGLCSVMRLDGWTREDIAIEPRCALVVNWPSMSVSTSWWEKRSPEEQRKDQQKQLDEIRRIFEDARAYAVMDDAGLDTAKRNLRLEAMRSVFDGSLPVIFGAQSRQQILAVLDFIKEFGINGIVAGGAEAGTVAELLKQQNVPVILDRVHRLPGRAEDGYDDPYTLPARLQAAGIRFCINEPGYWSVRSLPFEAGTAIAYGLQPEAALAAITIAPAHILGIADRYGSIDVGKSATLFISDGDALDVRSNKVTHAWIDGRPVDLDNRHKRLSKKYRSRYQH; from the coding sequence ATGCTACATCGTTTCATTCTGGTTGTATTTCTTCTTGTGGGCCTTAGCCCCTTCCCATCCCTCATTGCGTATGGAGGAAGCGAGATTCCCGGACGGGTTGTTACCGGCCCGATTGCGATCACGGGGGGAACTGTACATACGGTAACGTCGGGCACAATGCGTAATGGCACAGTTGTTTTTACCAATGGTTCGATTACCGCCGTGGGTGAGCTGGTGGATGTTCCGGAAGGTGCAACGGTCATTGATGCGCGTGGCAAGCATGTGTACCCTGGTTTTATTGGGGCACAGACAACCCTGGGCTTAAATGAAATTGGAGCTGTACGTGCTACGCGTGATGCTGCAGAAGTGGGCAGGTTTAATCCTAATGTGCGGGCTGAAACGGCGTACGATCCCGACAGCGACATTATCCCTACCGTACGGTCAAACGGTATCCTGATTGCCAACGTCAGTCCGGAAGGGGGCTTGATCAGTGGGTTGTGTTCGGTGATGCGGCTTGATGGGTGGACGCGAGAAGATATTGCAATCGAACCGCGGTGTGCACTGGTGGTTAATTGGCCATCAATGTCGGTAAGTACGTCGTGGTGGGAAAAACGGAGTCCGGAAGAGCAGCGCAAGGATCAGCAAAAACAACTGGATGAGATACGCAGAATATTCGAAGATGCCCGTGCGTACGCGGTGATGGATGATGCCGGCCTGGATACCGCTAAACGGAATTTGCGGTTAGAGGCAATGCGCAGTGTTTTCGACGGATCACTCCCTGTGATCTTTGGCGCTCAGTCGCGTCAGCAGATTCTTGCAGTATTGGATTTTATAAAAGAATTTGGAATAAATGGTATTGTTGCGGGTGGCGCTGAAGCCGGTACTGTTGCCGAACTTCTGAAGCAGCAGAATGTACCGGTGATCCTGGATCGCGTACATCGTCTGCCAGGCCGTGCCGAAGACGGCTATGATGACCCGTACACACTCCCTGCCCGCCTACAGGCTGCCGGCATACGGTTCTGCATCAACGAACCGGGCTATTGGAGCGTCCGCTCTCTCCCGTTCGAGGCAGGTACGGCTATAGCTTACGGTCTGCAGCCCGAGGCAGCACTTGCTGCCATTACAATTGCGCCGGCGCATATTCTTGGTATTGCCGACAGGTATGGATCGATTGACGTAGGGAAGAGTGCCACGTTGTTCATTAGCGATGGTGATGCACTGGATGTGCGGAGTAACAAGGTTACCCATGCGTGGATTGACGGTAGACCTGTGGACCTTGACAACAGGCATAAACGCTTATCAAAAAAATACCGCTCCCGATACCAGCATTGA
- a CDS encoding S9 family peptidase, with protein MINGTILESSAVALPATSLNMARRAMTSEEFERYRSVAMYRIVYASDGLRIHGYLALPGTYQDPLPAVMFNRGGIGPRGALSDVGAAAYVALYASWGYVSIASNYRGQGGSEGIEEFGGADVNDAMNSLRVLEQLNYVDQDRIGVVGGSRGGMITLMMLTRTNRFRAAVTFGAPTALHHEDKKSFIWKMMAKSLSDEATQQAEAQKRSALTFADQLCKTTPLLLLHGTGDRRVAPEHSLLMAQELQKLQHPYKLIMYDNADHVLAGRREESNADIRWWLDTYVFHKNPLPKTGPHGA; from the coding sequence TTGATTAACGGCACCATACTTGAAAGTTCAGCAGTTGCGCTGCCTGCAACGTCGCTTAATATGGCACGCAGGGCAATGACGTCCGAAGAGTTCGAACGCTACCGCTCAGTAGCGATGTATCGTATCGTCTATGCATCCGATGGTCTTCGGATCCATGGCTATCTGGCACTACCCGGGACATATCAAGATCCGTTACCGGCAGTCATGTTTAATCGCGGCGGCATAGGTCCGCGTGGTGCGCTCAGCGATGTTGGTGCTGCCGCCTATGTTGCACTCTACGCATCATGGGGCTACGTTAGCATTGCGTCGAATTACCGCGGTCAGGGCGGCTCCGAAGGCATCGAAGAGTTCGGTGGTGCCGATGTTAATGATGCCATGAACAGTCTGCGTGTCCTGGAACAGTTAAACTACGTTGATCAAGACCGGATTGGTGTGGTAGGGGGCTCGCGCGGCGGTATGATTACGCTGATGATGTTAACCAGGACCAATAGGTTCAGAGCCGCCGTAACGTTTGGAGCACCAACGGCGTTGCATCACGAAGATAAAAAAAGTTTCATTTGGAAGATGATGGCTAAATCGTTATCCGATGAGGCCACACAACAAGCAGAAGCACAAAAACGAAGTGCATTGACCTTTGCCGATCAATTGTGCAAGACAACGCCGCTGCTGCTTCTGCACGGGACGGGTGACCGACGGGTTGCTCCGGAACATTCGCTGCTGATGGCTCAAGAGCTGCAAAAATTGCAGCATCCGTATAAGCTGATCATGTACGACAATGCCGACCATGTTCTTGCAGGCAGACGTGAAGAAAGTAATGCCGATATTCGCTGGTGGTTAGATACGTATGTTTTCCATAAAAATCCTTTACCTAAAACCGGACCCCATGGCGCATAA
- the pdxH gene encoding pyridoxamine 5'-phosphate oxidase: MKSADIAALRKEYAKALLNEHTVLRNPLEQFSVWLDEAVAASLPEPTAMALASVNDGGAPSVRMVLLKGVDHGFVFYTNYNSRKGTELLGNHNTALLFFWPELERQVRIEGIVEKSTAEESTAYFDSRPRDSRIGAHASAQSSVIQSREELDEHYALLHARFDQQDIPRPDTWGGFRVIPHTIEFWQGRPSRLHDRLRFRKQNDDWLLERLSP, from the coding sequence ATGAAATCGGCAGACATTGCGGCGCTTCGAAAGGAATACGCCAAAGCCTTACTCAATGAGCATACGGTGCTCCGCAATCCGTTAGAGCAATTTTCAGTCTGGCTTGATGAAGCTGTTGCCGCCTCACTGCCAGAGCCAACGGCAATGGCTTTGGCCAGTGTCAATGATGGTGGCGCACCATCTGTCCGTATGGTACTGCTAAAAGGAGTTGACCATGGTTTTGTGTTCTACACTAACTACAACAGCAGAAAAGGGACTGAGCTTCTTGGCAACCACAATACTGCTCTGCTATTTTTCTGGCCTGAGCTTGAACGTCAGGTACGTATCGAAGGCATCGTTGAGAAGTCCACAGCAGAAGAGAGTACAGCATACTTCGATAGCCGTCCGCGTGATAGCCGGATTGGTGCTCACGCTTCGGCGCAAAGCAGCGTTATTCAATCACGTGAAGAGCTCGACGAGCACTACGCACTGTTGCATGCCCGGTTCGATCAGCAGGATATTCCCCGACCCGATACTTGGGGTGGCTTCAGAGTGATTCCGCATACCATCGAGTTCTGGCAGGGCAGGCCTAGCAGGCTGCACGACCGCCTCCGCTTCCGTAAACAAAATGATGACTGGCTGCTGGAACGGCTGAGTCCGTAA
- a CDS encoding heavy-metal-associated domain-containing protein translates to MDSHITLQFKTNINCDGCIKSVTPFLDKVQGITKWSVDTDTVDKILTVNLEGASGDDVQEAVKKAGFTIEPV, encoded by the coding sequence ATGGATTCTCACATCACACTTCAATTCAAAACCAATATCAACTGTGACGGCTGTATTAAGTCGGTAACTCCATTTCTGGACAAGGTGCAGGGCATCACCAAATGGTCGGTAGACACAGATACTGTGGATAAGATTCTCACGGTAAATCTGGAAGGGGCTTCCGGCGATGATGTTCAGGAAGCCGTTAAAAAAGCGGGCTTTACCATCGAGCCGGTGTAG
- a CDS encoding heavy metal translocating P-type ATPase, whose product MSTNNDLKVYLPLEGVDSEHCAIIVDKGLSTVQGVTAHAVELNNRRAVLSVASNDAISAAVQAITNLGYGVTVVHKQFPVLDLSCASCAVSAETLVKAVPGVVRAAVNYGNAMLTVDYLPNMTNPNALQAVVQAGGYDLLIESDEPTETLEEIHTRKLTAIKRKAVWAMIFAAPVFVIGMFFMDMPFANELMLLFTTPVVLWSGQSFFTNAWKQLRHRSANMDTLVALSTGIAYVFSIVAMLFPEWFTSSGLHAHVYFEAAAVIIAFVLLGKLLEEKAKSNTSSAISKLIGLQPKTVTRLAADGSEQIVSIDTVGMGDLLRVKPGESIAVDGVVTTGSSYVDESMLSGEPVPVLKETDSQVFAGTINQKGSFIFKALKVGSETMLANIIKTVQDAQGSKAPVQRYVDKVAAVFVPAVLVIAIVTFFSWLIFGGANSITYALLTSISVLVIACPCALGLATPTAIMVGIGKGAENGILVKDATVLETATNVSAVVLDKTGTITEGKPCVTNLRWHSDDTCAGILLAIEMHSEHPLATAVTEHLSAIAPSPITRFESITGKGALAYADDELYLVGNTALLELHNVFISDELKQQADVWSADAQTVIWFSNGIMALAAIAIADTIKSSSGQAIRTLQTMGIETYMLTGDAQATAQAVATAIGIKHYRASMLPDQKAEYVARLQEQGQVVAMAGDGINDSTALATADISIAMGSGSGIAMDVARMTIVSSDLTKIPAALRLSKLTVSTIRQNLFWAFFYNVIGIPIAAGILYPFTGFLLNPMIAGAAMALSSVSVVSNSLRLKWRR is encoded by the coding sequence ATGAGTACGAATAATGATCTGAAGGTTTACCTGCCCCTGGAGGGCGTCGACAGTGAGCACTGCGCCATAATTGTTGATAAGGGACTTTCTACTGTTCAAGGTGTAACGGCACATGCGGTTGAATTGAATAACCGTCGTGCGGTGCTTAGTGTGGCGTCGAATGACGCGATTTCTGCTGCTGTGCAGGCTATTACTAATCTTGGTTATGGTGTAACTGTAGTCCACAAGCAGTTTCCGGTGCTCGATCTGAGTTGCGCTTCCTGCGCGGTAAGTGCAGAAACCCTGGTGAAGGCGGTGCCGGGTGTGGTAAGGGCTGCTGTGAATTACGGGAATGCGATGCTCACGGTTGACTACCTGCCCAATATGACTAACCCGAATGCTCTACAAGCGGTTGTTCAGGCAGGGGGCTATGACTTGCTGATAGAGTCCGATGAACCAACGGAGACGCTTGAAGAAATCCACACCAGGAAACTTACAGCGATCAAACGCAAAGCCGTGTGGGCGATGATTTTTGCAGCTCCGGTATTCGTCATTGGAATGTTCTTTATGGACATGCCGTTCGCAAATGAACTGATGCTGCTGTTTACTACGCCGGTAGTGCTGTGGAGCGGACAAAGCTTTTTTACAAACGCATGGAAACAACTCCGCCACCGTTCGGCCAATATGGATACGCTGGTGGCTCTCAGCACCGGCATTGCCTACGTATTTAGCATCGTTGCAATGCTGTTTCCGGAGTGGTTCACGAGCAGCGGGCTCCACGCACACGTGTATTTCGAGGCTGCGGCGGTGATCATTGCATTTGTTCTGCTTGGGAAACTATTAGAAGAAAAGGCAAAGTCGAACACGTCATCTGCTATTTCGAAGCTTATTGGTCTGCAACCGAAAACGGTGACGCGACTCGCTGCCGACGGCTCGGAACAGATTGTTTCGATTGATACTGTTGGAATGGGTGACTTGTTGCGTGTAAAGCCCGGCGAAAGTATTGCGGTTGACGGAGTGGTAACCACCGGTTCTTCATACGTGGATGAAAGCATGCTCAGCGGCGAGCCGGTTCCAGTTCTGAAGGAAACCGATAGTCAGGTATTCGCCGGAACGATTAACCAAAAAGGAAGCTTTATCTTTAAAGCGCTAAAGGTTGGCAGTGAAACCATGCTTGCAAACATCATCAAGACCGTGCAGGATGCTCAGGGAAGCAAGGCACCGGTACAGCGGTATGTTGATAAAGTTGCAGCAGTCTTTGTGCCCGCAGTTCTTGTGATTGCCATTGTAACTTTTTTTAGCTGGTTGATTTTTGGTGGTGCAAACAGTATAACCTATGCGTTGCTCACCTCAATCTCAGTACTGGTGATTGCATGTCCGTGTGCTCTGGGACTTGCCACGCCGACAGCAATCATGGTCGGCATCGGCAAGGGAGCCGAAAATGGCATTTTAGTAAAAGACGCTACTGTTCTTGAAACTGCAACCAACGTCTCTGCAGTCGTACTCGACAAAACCGGTACTATCACCGAAGGTAAACCGTGTGTTACCAACCTCCGCTGGCATTCGGACGATACCTGCGCCGGTATTTTACTTGCCATCGAGATGCACTCGGAGCATCCGCTGGCCACCGCCGTCACCGAGCACCTCTCTGCCATAGCCCCCTCCCCAATCACCCGGTTTGAAAGTATTACCGGGAAAGGGGCTTTGGCATACGCCGATGATGAGCTGTACCTGGTTGGAAACACAGCATTGTTGGAGTTACACAACGTTTTTATTTCAGACGAACTTAAACAGCAGGCGGACGTATGGAGTGCAGACGCCCAAACCGTCATCTGGTTTAGTAATGGCATTATGGCACTGGCTGCCATTGCCATTGCCGACACCATCAAGAGCAGCTCAGGGCAGGCGATTCGCACATTGCAAACGATGGGGATTGAAACCTACATGCTTACCGGCGATGCGCAGGCAACTGCACAGGCAGTAGCCACCGCGATCGGAATCAAACACTATCGGGCCAGCATGCTCCCCGACCAAAAGGCTGAGTATGTAGCAAGGCTTCAGGAGCAGGGACAGGTCGTAGCAATGGCAGGCGATGGCATTAACGATAGTACAGCACTCGCTACGGCCGACATCAGCATCGCCATGGGCAGCGGTAGTGGCATCGCAATGGACGTCGCCAGAATGACCATCGTTTCATCCGACCTAACGAAGATTCCTGCAGCACTTCGCCTGTCGAAGCTCACTGTTAGCACCATCCGTCAGAACCTCTTCTGGGCTTTCTTCTATAACGTCATCGGCATACCTATCGCCGCAGGAATCCTTTACCCATTCACCGGCTTCCTGCTCAACCCAATGATAGCCGGTGCTGCAATGGCCTTAAGCAGCGTCAGCGTGGTAAGCAATAGTTTACGTTTGAAGTGGCGGCGATAA
- a CDS encoding nucleoside deaminase, whose product MIHHHFMNEAFTEAFSGMRANEGGPFGAIVVANTTIIGRGHNMVTKHHDPTAHAEIVAIRNACAEVQSFHLDDAVIYTTCEPCPMCLAAIYWARIKTVYYYYTKADAAEIGFSDKFIYEEIAKAKGEHSIKIEKIDLTLQQDLFGEWRKKEDRTQY is encoded by the coding sequence ATGATCCACCATCATTTTATGAATGAAGCATTTACTGAAGCCTTTTCAGGAATGCGTGCGAATGAGGGCGGTCCGTTTGGAGCGATAGTAGTTGCAAACACTACGATCATAGGCAGAGGACATAACATGGTCACGAAACACCATGATCCAACGGCGCACGCAGAGATTGTTGCTATACGAAATGCATGTGCCGAGGTACAGTCCTTTCATTTAGACGATGCCGTTATCTACACAACCTGCGAGCCATGTCCGATGTGCCTTGCCGCCATCTACTGGGCACGGATCAAAACCGTGTACTATTACTACACCAAAGCGGATGCCGCCGAAATCGGCTTTAGTGATAAATTCATTTACGAGGAAATCGCGAAGGCGAAAGGTGAACATAGCATTAAAATAGAGAAGATAGATCTGACCCTTCAACAAGACCTGTTTGGGGAGTGGCGAAAGAAGGAAGATAGGACGCAGTATTAG